Proteins encoded in a region of the Flammeovirga yaeyamensis genome:
- the hisA gene encoding 1-(5-phosphoribosyl)-5-[(5-phosphoribosylamino)methylideneamino]imidazole-4-carboxamide isomerase has translation MSKRLEIIPAIDLIDGQLVRLSQGDYAQKTVYAKDPLDIAKQFEDAGIKRLHLVDLDGAKVKKVVNYPVLERIVKNTNLVVDFGGGIQSDEDLQKVFDHGAEMVTCGSIAVKAEDKFVSWIEKFGAERMILAADAKDKKIAVSGWQEDSQLPLFDFLKNYTSKGITKVLCTDISKDGMMQGPNTALYQEIIAEFPDMELIASGGVSKFDDLTKLDEAGIPAVVVGKAIYEGTISIDQIYAHNSK, from the coding sequence ATGAGCAAACGATTAGAAATTATTCCGGCTATTGATCTTATCGACGGTCAACTAGTAAGGTTATCACAGGGCGATTATGCTCAAAAAACAGTATATGCAAAAGATCCTTTAGACATTGCAAAACAATTTGAAGATGCAGGAATAAAACGTTTGCATTTGGTTGATTTGGACGGTGCTAAAGTGAAAAAGGTAGTGAACTACCCTGTTTTAGAACGTATTGTTAAAAACACCAATTTAGTAGTTGATTTTGGAGGAGGTATCCAATCTGATGAAGACTTGCAAAAAGTATTCGATCATGGTGCTGAAATGGTCACATGTGGTTCTATTGCGGTAAAAGCAGAAGATAAATTTGTCAGCTGGATTGAAAAATTTGGAGCTGAACGTATGATTTTAGCTGCTGATGCAAAAGACAAAAAAATTGCTGTTAGCGGCTGGCAAGAAGACAGTCAATTGCCACTTTTTGATTTCTTGAAAAACTATACTTCTAAAGGAATTACTAAAGTGCTTTGTACTGATATTTCTAAAGATGGTATGATGCAAGGACCTAATACCGCTTTGTACCAAGAAATAATTGCTGAATTTCCAGATATGGAATTGATTGCAAGTGGCGGTGTAAGTAAATTTGATGACCTCACAAAATTGGACGAAGCAGGTATTCCTGCAGTAGTTGTGGGTAAAGCAATTTACGAAGGCACAATAAGTATTGATCAGATTTATGCACACAATAGTAAATAA
- the hisH gene encoding imidazole glycerol phosphate synthase subunit HisH, which translates to MKVAIIKYNAGNVQSVRYALQRIGIEPILTDQKEEILSADKVIFPGVGEAKSAMDYLKARNLDVLIKELKQPTLGICLGLQLMCQHSEERDTDCLGIFDTHVKKFESDSLKVPHMGWNNIHDLKTPLYTGLENNDYVYYVHSYYAELCEETIAVTDYVHPYSASLHKDNFYAAQFHPEKSGDVGQKIIQNFITEC; encoded by the coding sequence ATGAAAGTTGCTATCATTAAATACAATGCCGGTAATGTACAGTCAGTAAGATATGCATTACAACGTATTGGCATTGAACCTATTCTAACAGACCAAAAAGAGGAAATCTTATCTGCGGATAAAGTGATATTCCCTGGTGTTGGCGAAGCAAAATCAGCAATGGATTATCTAAAAGCTAGAAATCTAGATGTACTGATTAAAGAATTAAAACAACCTACCCTTGGCATTTGTCTTGGATTACAATTAATGTGTCAACATTCTGAGGAAAGAGATACCGATTGTCTAGGTATTTTTGATACTCATGTCAAGAAATTTGAAAGTGATAGTTTAAAGGTCCCTCATATGGGGTGGAACAATATTCATGATCTAAAAACACCTTTGTATACAGGGTTAGAGAATAATGATTATGTCTATTACGTACACAGTTATTACGCTGAGTTGTGTGAAGAAACTATTGCAGTGACTGACTATGTACATCCATACAGTGCATCTCTTCATAAAGACAATTTTTATGCTGCTCAATTCCACCCTGAAAAAAGTGGAGATGTAGGACAAAAAATTATTCAAAACTTCATTACAGAGTGCTAA
- a CDS encoding alpha-amylase family glycosyl hydrolase, producing the protein MNIIRRKFPYLIIGIFTLLLFGCSSGNQEDEKKMKHLYDISSSTENIEDHKIVVYQMMTRLFGNTTTNNIPWGTLKQNGVGKFDDINEAALKGIKDLGATHVWYTGVIEHAVITDYRKYGIRLDDADVVKGRAGSPYAIKDYYDVNPDLANNVNQRVEEFEALIKRTHDEGLKVIIDFVPNHVARSYYSDKKPKGVKDLGASDNLKKGFDPNNNFYYLPGKPFVVPEGYKPLGGAKFPLADGKFKEVPAKVSGNGAVTPNPTVNDWFETVRLNYGVNHISGNGEKVFDIDGDVPSTWKKTLEILTYWTEKGVDGFRCDMAEMVPVEYWGWMIPRIKKINPNIRFIAEVYNPKEYENYIFNGKFDYLYDKVGVYDTLRAVMEDREGSSLSHLTKVWKEMDGFNNHMLRFLENHDEQRIASKEFSNDPQLGIPGMAVSAALGSGPVMIYFGQEVGEPGKNVSGFSGDDGRTTIFDYWGVPEHQKWVNNHKYDGGQLSAEQRTLRKQYKDIIKASTESSAIRSGKLIDLQQFNRTNAKYNTDKVYSFIRFDESERVLVITNFSDQEMELDLIIPSIVIDAIGVSNLDEVKTKDLLSGQSVSISLDKAKESGSSISIAPYSAMYLTF; encoded by the coding sequence ATGAATATAATTCGACGCAAATTCCCTTACCTTATAATAGGTATTTTTACGTTACTTTTGTTTGGTTGTTCTTCTGGTAATCAAGAAGATGAAAAGAAAATGAAACATCTTTACGATATATCAAGTTCAACAGAAAATATTGAAGACCATAAAATTGTAGTATATCAAATGATGACACGTCTCTTTGGTAACACTACAACAAACAATATTCCTTGGGGAACTCTAAAACAAAATGGAGTCGGTAAATTTGATGATATCAATGAGGCGGCTTTAAAAGGAATAAAAGACCTGGGGGCTACCCACGTTTGGTACACAGGAGTAATTGAACATGCAGTAATTACAGATTACAGAAAATATGGCATCCGATTAGATGATGCCGACGTGGTAAAAGGGCGTGCAGGTTCTCCATATGCGATTAAAGATTACTATGATGTTAATCCTGATTTAGCCAATAATGTAAATCAACGTGTTGAAGAATTCGAAGCCTTAATCAAAAGAACACATGATGAAGGTTTAAAAGTAATTATTGATTTCGTACCGAACCATGTTGCTCGTTCATATTACTCTGATAAAAAACCGAAAGGAGTTAAAGATTTAGGTGCTTCAGATAACCTAAAGAAAGGTTTTGACCCTAATAATAATTTCTACTATTTACCCGGTAAGCCATTTGTAGTTCCTGAAGGATACAAACCTTTAGGAGGAGCAAAATTTCCTTTAGCGGATGGAAAGTTTAAAGAAGTACCTGCAAAAGTATCAGGAAATGGGGCTGTAACTCCTAACCCTACTGTGAATGACTGGTTTGAAACTGTACGTTTGAATTACGGTGTAAATCATATTTCTGGTAATGGAGAAAAAGTATTTGATATCGATGGAGATGTACCTTCAACTTGGAAGAAAACATTAGAAATCCTAACGTATTGGACAGAAAAAGGGGTAGACGGTTTCCGCTGTGATATGGCTGAAATGGTTCCTGTAGAATATTGGGGCTGGATGATTCCAAGAATCAAAAAAATCAATCCTAATATCCGATTCATTGCAGAGGTGTACAATCCTAAAGAATACGAAAATTATATCTTCAATGGAAAATTTGATTACCTCTACGACAAAGTAGGTGTTTATGATACTTTACGTGCAGTTATGGAGGATCGTGAGGGTTCTTCTCTTTCTCACTTGACAAAGGTTTGGAAAGAGATGGATGGATTTAATAACCACATGCTTCGCTTTTTAGAAAATCACGATGAGCAAAGAATTGCTTCTAAAGAGTTTTCAAACGATCCACAATTAGGCATACCTGGAATGGCCGTAAGTGCTGCATTAGGTAGTGGCCCTGTGATGATTTATTTCGGTCAAGAAGTGGGAGAACCTGGGAAAAATGTTTCAGGCTTTAGTGGAGATGATGGAAGAACCACAATTTTTGATTATTGGGGTGTTCCTGAACATCAAAAATGGGTGAACAATCATAAATATGATGGCGGCCAATTATCTGCAGAACAAAGAACATTAAGAAAACAGTATAAGGATATTATCAAAGCTTCTACTGAGTCTTCCGCTATTCGAAGTGGTAAGCTTATCGATCTTCAGCAATTTAACCGCACAAATGCTAAATACAATACTGATAAAGTATATAGCTTCATTAGATTTGATGAGAGCGAAAGAGTCCTTGTAATAACCAATTTCTCAGATCAAGAAATGGAGCTGGACTTAATCATTCCATCGATTGTTATTGATGCTATTGGAGTATCTAATTTAGATGAAGTCAAAACAAAAGATTTATTATCCGGACAAAGTGTGAGTATTTCGTTGGATAAGGCAAAAGAAAGTGGTTCATCCATAAGTATCGCCCCTTATTCTGCAATGTATTTGACATTTTAG
- a CDS encoding SixA phosphatase family protein — MKTLILIRHAEAESAYFGVEDKNRELTQQGYAQALHMSQKVKSGSYVPDIIFFSDAVRTQITTQVLQETLDIPEEATFEEGSFYDANVGRLLDFINQRSDEADCFAIVGHNPTLSFLAEYLTGEALASLAPADALVITFDFPSWSMVSQATGQSLCRYTGN, encoded by the coding sequence ATGAAAACACTAATACTAATAAGACACGCTGAAGCAGAATCTGCCTATTTTGGGGTGGAAGATAAAAATAGAGAATTGACTCAACAAGGCTATGCACAAGCATTGCATATGTCTCAAAAAGTGAAAAGTGGTTCTTATGTGCCAGATATTATTTTCTTTTCTGACGCTGTTAGAACCCAAATTACCACCCAAGTGCTTCAAGAAACGTTGGATATTCCAGAAGAAGCCACCTTTGAGGAAGGCTCGTTTTATGATGCAAACGTTGGGAGGTTATTGGATTTTATCAATCAGCGATCTGATGAAGCCGATTGTTTTGCTATTGTTGGTCACAATCCGACCCTCAGTTTTCTAGCTGAATATTTAACAGGAGAAGCGTTGGCTTCACTTGCTCCTGCAGATGCTTTAGTAATTACTTTTGATTTTCCATCTTGGAGTATGGTTTCTCAAGCAACTGGACAGTCTTTGTGCAGGTATACCGGAAACTAA
- a CDS encoding TIGR01458 family HAD-type hydrolase, translating to MKNIKGILCDLDGVLYNDSVLIEGVIDSIKTLKNKGYSFLFVTNTSGITSEELFDKLIKMGIPVGKDEILSPPLAAYNYVSKMRYNNVEVLGGTSVRNLFYDNIKENTIDPEVIVVGDIGKNWDYALMNNLFNKILNGSKVVGLHKGKFWKAADGLRIDIGAFITGLEFATSTQSVCIGKPEKAFYESAIEKIGLSADELLMIGDDIVGDIQGAKSANLTAIQVKTGKYRKELTDNSPVQPDYLIENFNDLVGLLIK from the coding sequence ATGAAAAATATCAAAGGCATACTTTGCGATCTTGACGGAGTATTATACAACGATTCTGTTTTAATTGAAGGAGTAATAGACAGTATTAAAACCTTAAAAAATAAAGGCTATTCTTTCTTATTTGTCACCAATACTTCAGGAATAACATCAGAAGAATTATTCGATAAACTGATTAAAATGGGTATTCCTGTTGGAAAAGATGAGATTTTAAGTCCGCCTCTAGCGGCATACAATTATGTCTCTAAAATGAGGTATAATAATGTTGAAGTACTAGGAGGAACTAGCGTTAGAAACCTATTTTATGATAATATAAAGGAAAATACTATTGATCCGGAAGTCATTGTGGTAGGTGATATTGGAAAAAATTGGGACTACGCACTTATGAACAACCTTTTCAATAAAATATTGAACGGTAGTAAAGTTGTCGGTCTACACAAAGGAAAATTCTGGAAAGCGGCTGATGGCCTCCGTATTGATATCGGTGCTTTTATTACTGGATTAGAATTCGCTACCTCTACGCAAAGTGTATGTATAGGCAAACCTGAAAAAGCATTTTATGAATCTGCGATTGAAAAAATTGGTTTATCTGCAGATGAACTATTGATGATTGGTGATGATATTGTCGGAGATATTCAAGGTGCTAAATCAGCTAACTTAACTGCTATACAAGTCAAAACAGGAAAATATCGTAAAGAACTTACCGACAACTCTCCTGTTCAACCCGACTATTTAATTGAAAATTTTAATGATCTAGTAGGTTTACTTATCAAATAA
- a CDS encoding Kelch repeat-containing protein translates to MKLSSSTYYYLFLLGLISIIQGCASVNIREYENASIKFMKSSPLPQPRAYMGYCSNGTSCFVVGGENKSGDNFDNVLVFNVDKEQWNELTPVNITAEKNINSIIANGSLLLLNGNENKNDEDFSDVDENVREISFNVQVPYLNKVSENPEPLYKNCLAEYKNMVYSFGGMIDEDTYSNTLYSYDPKKKKWKQLASMPIQMVTFGAAVNGKIYTFGGKGDKEIDDIFMYNMKVNRWVKVGKLPEPITDAAVTQFKDYIILFSERQLFIFDTAKGSLKRFQTNIGDLRGMGATVSKEKLIIFGGIKTSGSGKSNYSSTVYMIDLGKVLKG, encoded by the coding sequence ATGAAGTTATCTTCTTCAACATATTATTATCTATTCTTATTAGGATTGATTTCAATAATTCAGGGTTGTGCCTCGGTGAATATCAGAGAGTACGAGAATGCCTCGATTAAATTTATGAAATCGTCTCCCTTACCGCAGCCAAGAGCCTATATGGGTTATTGTAGTAATGGAACGTCATGTTTTGTTGTGGGTGGAGAAAATAAATCGGGTGATAATTTTGATAACGTCTTAGTATTTAATGTTGACAAGGAGCAATGGAACGAATTAACCCCTGTGAATATTACTGCGGAAAAAAACATCAATAGTATTATAGCCAATGGCTCATTATTACTATTAAATGGAAACGAAAATAAAAACGATGAGGACTTTTCTGATGTAGATGAAAACGTCCGAGAAATCAGTTTTAATGTTCAGGTTCCTTACTTAAATAAAGTATCTGAAAACCCAGAGCCTTTATATAAAAATTGCCTCGCTGAGTATAAAAATATGGTATATTCATTTGGTGGAATGATTGATGAGGATACCTATTCTAATACATTATATTCATACGATCCCAAAAAGAAAAAATGGAAACAATTAGCGAGTATGCCTATTCAAATGGTTACGTTTGGAGCAGCTGTTAATGGTAAAATTTATACTTTTGGAGGTAAGGGAGACAAAGAAATCGATGATATTTTTATGTATAACATGAAAGTGAATCGTTGGGTGAAAGTAGGTAAACTACCTGAGCCTATCACTGATGCTGCAGTGACTCAATTTAAAGACTATATTATTCTATTCAGCGAAAGACAACTATTTATTTTCGATACCGCTAAAGGTAGCTTAAAGAGGTTTCAAACCAATATTGGTGATTTAAGAGGCATGGGGGCTACCGTTTCTAAAGAAAAATTAATTATTTTTGGCGGTATCAAAACGTCTGGTTCTGGAAAATCTAATTATTCCTCTACGGTATATATGATTGACTTAGGAAAAGTTCTCAAAGGTTAG
- the hisC gene encoding histidinol-phosphate transaminase yields MEKSTFDISSLLREHIRTMTPYSSARDEFEEVSDDFIFLDANENPFGTATGEKYNRYPDPYQRAVKEKLSKVKHVPTENIFLGNGSDEPIDLLFRAFVESGKDNVIILPPTYGMYQVSAALNNVELRKVSLTESLDIDTEEVLNTIDQHTKLIFVCSPNNPTGNSVSVDRIEHLLNNFNGIVVVDEAYIDFSDQESFSQKLDQYPNLVVLQTFSKAWGMAGLRLGMMFASKEIIRVFNIIKPPYNINQLTQEKALECLDNEDKVKEMVSVLISERERLKDELSSLPRVKSIYPSDANFLLIQVEDANNDYDKLIKSNVVIRNRANVLLCDEGLRISIGTKEENDKFIEAFKAL; encoded by the coding sequence ATGGAAAAATCTACCTTCGATATATCCTCTTTATTAAGAGAGCATATCCGAACAATGACACCTTATTCATCTGCTAGGGATGAATTTGAAGAAGTTTCTGATGATTTTATATTTTTAGATGCCAACGAAAATCCTTTCGGAACGGCGACTGGCGAAAAATACAATAGATATCCTGATCCTTATCAAAGGGCTGTGAAGGAAAAGCTTTCTAAGGTAAAACATGTACCAACGGAAAACATCTTTTTAGGTAATGGTAGCGACGAGCCTATCGATTTACTATTTAGAGCTTTTGTTGAATCGGGTAAAGATAATGTCATTATTCTTCCGCCAACTTATGGTATGTATCAAGTTTCTGCTGCTTTAAATAATGTAGAACTAAGAAAGGTATCTTTAACCGAATCACTTGATATTGATACAGAGGAAGTGTTAAATACTATAGATCAGCATACAAAACTCATTTTTGTATGTTCTCCTAATAACCCTACAGGAAACTCTGTATCGGTTGATCGTATAGAGCATTTACTGAATAATTTTAATGGTATTGTGGTGGTAGACGAAGCTTATATTGATTTTTCTGATCAAGAAAGTTTCTCTCAAAAATTAGATCAATATCCAAATTTAGTAGTCTTGCAAACCTTTTCTAAAGCCTGGGGTATGGCTGGTTTAAGGTTAGGGATGATGTTTGCCTCTAAAGAAATTATTAGAGTTTTCAATATCATTAAGCCTCCTTATAATATCAATCAGTTAACACAGGAGAAAGCTTTAGAATGTTTAGATAATGAGGATAAGGTAAAGGAAATGGTATCTGTTTTAATATCAGAAAGAGAACGCCTTAAAGACGAATTGTCTAGTTTGCCTAGAGTGAAAAGCATTTATCCTTCTGATGCCAATTTCTTATTGATTCAAGTAGAAGATGCCAATAATGATTATGACAAGCTGATAAAGTCTAATGTAGTCATTAGAAATAGGGCAAATGTTTTACTTTGTGATGAAGGTTTGAGGATATCAATCGGCACAAAAGAAGAAAACGATAAGTTTATAGAGGCATTTAAAGCCCTATAA
- a CDS encoding aminotransferase class IV: MNYILLNKEIIKTNKTNLPITDRGFQFGDGLFETMITKDGNIRFLEDHLERISKGLKELQINVLDDLLTPEYIREQYKTLKKKNGIEGESRIKLIVWRSGGGLYTPLSKMGHVALLTQEYQQKRETKNLKVDFAETVNVAPTPVSSCKTLSSLTYTLAGLEKQKRKLDDVILLNNEGYLAETISGNLFWVKNKVVFTPKISVGCVSGISRKNIIADLESKGYKVKRVFARKADIIDADAVLTTNVTGVSLITQIGEHNYKCLDAWRKVFETVYHY, translated from the coding sequence ATGAATTACATTCTTCTAAATAAAGAAATTATAAAAACCAATAAAACGAATCTACCTATAACCGATCGTGGGTTTCAGTTTGGCGATGGCCTGTTTGAAACTATGATTACTAAAGATGGAAATATTCGTTTTTTGGAAGATCACCTAGAAAGAATTTCAAAAGGTTTAAAAGAACTACAAATTAATGTTTTGGACGATTTGTTGACTCCAGAATATATTAGAGAGCAATACAAAACCTTAAAGAAAAAGAATGGGATCGAAGGAGAAAGTAGAATTAAGCTCATAGTTTGGCGCTCTGGAGGAGGTTTATATACTCCTCTAAGTAAAATGGGTCATGTTGCTTTACTTACTCAAGAATACCAACAAAAAAGAGAAACAAAAAATCTTAAAGTCGATTTTGCAGAAACTGTAAATGTGGCTCCTACTCCTGTTTCTTCTTGTAAAACACTTTCTTCCCTTACCTACACTTTAGCTGGTTTAGAGAAACAAAAAAGAAAGCTAGATGATGTTATTCTCTTAAATAACGAAGGATATTTAGCTGAAACAATAAGTGGTAACTTGTTTTGGGTAAAGAATAAAGTAGTTTTCACTCCAAAGATTTCTGTGGGCTGTGTTTCTGGAATCAGTAGAAAAAATATAATTGCTGATCTTGAATCGAAAGGATACAAAGTAAAAAGAGTATTTGCTAGAAAAGCAGATATTATAGATGCTGATGCGGTACTTACCACAAATGTCACCGGGGTATCTCTGATCACTCAAATTGGTGAACATAATTATAAATGTTTAGACGCTTGGCGAAAGGTTTTCGAAACCGTTTACCACTACTAA
- the smpB gene encoding SsrA-binding protein SmpB: MGGKKLEIKQKVKIKNRKASHEYEFIEKFVAGVSLKGTEIKSIRMQKVSLQDAFCLFIGSELIVRAMHIAPYEMGGSYNNHEAKADRKLLLTKKELSKLDRKVKENGFTIVPTQLFINDRGLAKIEIALARGKKLYDKRNDLKAKDQQREMSRMKY; encoded by the coding sequence ATGGGAGGTAAGAAATTAGAAATAAAACAAAAAGTTAAAATAAAGAACCGAAAGGCATCTCATGAATACGAATTTATTGAAAAATTCGTAGCTGGGGTATCCCTAAAAGGTACTGAGATAAAATCTATACGTATGCAAAAAGTAAGTCTTCAGGATGCTTTTTGCCTGTTTATTGGATCTGAATTGATTGTTCGTGCTATGCACATTGCTCCTTATGAAATGGGTGGCAGTTATAACAATCATGAAGCGAAAGCGGATAGAAAGTTATTACTTACAAAGAAAGAATTAAGTAAACTCGATCGTAAAGTAAAAGAGAATGGTTTCACTATTGTACCCACTCAATTATTTATTAACGACAGAGGATTAGCGAAAATAGAAATTGCTCTTGCTAGAGGTAAAAAGTTATACGATAAACGTAATGACTTAAAGGCTAAAGATCAGCAAAGAGAAATGTCTAGAATGAAGTATTAG
- a CDS encoding 2-phosphosulfolactate phosphatase encodes MIKIETCLTPEILHLHQLEGKIAVVTDVLRATSCMVAGLNAGVKSVIPVKKVEEALTYAAKGYVTAGERGGVKVEEFTIGNSPYEHMEEAYHGKSICMTTTNGTVAIDAARKSADQVVIGALLNVSSIGRYIKEQQKDVIIICAGWKGNPSLEDTLFAGALVDQLKEEVEITDDATYMALSQYQSAKNNLSEVIQNHASHAKRLSGLKAQNDLAFCATEDYCDVLPILNGDEITIK; translated from the coding sequence ATGATTAAAATCGAAACTTGCCTAACGCCTGAAATCCTTCACCTACATCAATTAGAAGGAAAGATTGCAGTCGTTACCGATGTTTTGAGAGCAACTTCTTGTATGGTTGCTGGATTAAATGCAGGTGTAAAAAGCGTTATTCCTGTAAAAAAGGTAGAAGAAGCATTAACTTATGCTGCGAAGGGTTACGTTACTGCTGGAGAAAGAGGAGGCGTAAAAGTGGAAGAATTTACTATTGGCAACTCTCCTTATGAACACATGGAAGAGGCATATCATGGTAAATCGATATGCATGACCACCACAAATGGAACTGTGGCTATTGATGCAGCTAGAAAATCGGCAGATCAAGTAGTGATTGGAGCACTCTTAAATGTTTCTTCTATCGGGAGATACATCAAAGAGCAACAAAAAGATGTGATCATCATCTGTGCTGGATGGAAAGGAAATCCTAGCTTAGAAGATACTCTTTTTGCTGGAGCTTTGGTTGATCAGTTAAAAGAGGAGGTTGAAATAACAGATGATGCTACTTACATGGCGTTGAGTCAGTATCAATCAGCTAAAAATAATTTAAGTGAGGTAATTCAAAATCACGCATCACATGCTAAGCGCTTAAGCGGACTCAAAGCACAAAATGATCTGGCATTCTGTGCTACAGAAGATTATTGTGATGTATTACCGATATTAAACGGAGACGAAATTACAATTAAGTAG
- a CDS encoding hydroxymethylglutaryl-CoA lyase, giving the protein MNQNNINIIECPRDAMQGLSTFIPTQTKIDYINQLLKVGFHTLDFGSFVSPKAIPQMKDTREVLDGLDLSETSTKLLAIIANLRGAQEAVSYDQISYLGFPLSVSEIFQRRNTNSSISEALWNLKEIVTLCKRHRKEAVVYLSMSFGNPYGEYVPTTKVLDLAVQLREMGVKIISLADTIGAATLKDVEHMFENASKVLSDTELGVHLHCHPSDAYSFAKTAIDVGCKRIDAALGGLGGCPMAKDDLTGNLATESLIKALSDSNSIESNLNLEQLDLANEFRKKYIG; this is encoded by the coding sequence ATGAACCAAAATAATATCAACATCATTGAATGCCCAAGAGACGCTATGCAAGGGTTATCTACTTTTATACCCACTCAAACTAAAATTGACTATATCAATCAATTACTCAAAGTAGGATTTCATACTTTAGATTTTGGGAGTTTTGTTTCACCCAAAGCTATTCCTCAGATGAAAGACACAAGGGAGGTATTAGATGGATTAGATCTATCAGAAACATCCACAAAATTATTAGCTATTATTGCCAACTTGAGAGGCGCACAAGAAGCGGTTTCTTATGACCAAATCTCGTATTTAGGTTTTCCCCTTTCTGTTTCCGAAATATTTCAGAGACGAAATACAAATAGTTCAATTAGTGAAGCATTATGGAATTTAAAAGAAATTGTGACTCTATGTAAGCGACATAGAAAAGAAGCTGTAGTGTATTTATCTATGAGTTTTGGCAACCCCTATGGAGAATATGTCCCTACTACTAAAGTATTAGATTTAGCTGTTCAACTTAGGGAAATGGGGGTGAAAATTATTTCGTTAGCCGATACTATTGGGGCTGCAACCTTAAAAGATGTTGAACATATGTTCGAAAATGCCTCAAAAGTATTGTCAGATACTGAATTGGGTGTACATTTGCATTGTCATCCCTCTGATGCTTACTCTTTTGCTAAAACTGCCATAGATGTTGGTTGTAAAAGAATAGATGCTGCACTTGGTGGACTTGGAGGATGTCCTATGGCCAAAGATGATTTAACTGGAAATTTGGCTACTGAATCTTTAATAAAAGCACTATCGGATTCGAATAGTATTGAATCAAATTTAAATTTAGAACAACTTGATTTAGCCAACGAATTCCGAAAAAAATATATTGGATAA